In one window of Clarias gariepinus isolate MV-2021 ecotype Netherlands chromosome 10, CGAR_prim_01v2, whole genome shotgun sequence DNA:
- the rep15 gene encoding LOW QUALITY PROTEIN: rab15 effector protein (The sequence of the model RefSeq protein was modified relative to this genomic sequence to represent the inferred CDS: inserted 1 base in 1 codon; deleted 2 bases in 1 codon), translating into RINQDEPNKKKKIKTTPRKFKSLWSNSSEPSLASCCFLFSDCDHVAAPRTCEYLHFTDKNKEFCPSGTALREIFLMTCIQCSFQLNLANSFSCTVMTQAQRFLLLGTDWARAELDPPSTEPRIQMNDRRVFLAPXGVLQAVVGRKNNDHLTTLVKFT; encoded by the exons AGGATCAACCAAGATGAgccaaacaagaaaaaaaaaatcaagaccaCACCCAGGAAATTCAAGTCTTTATGGTCCAATTCCAGTGAACCCTCACTTGCATCATGCTGCTTCCTCTTTAGTGACTGCGATCATGTGGCAGCACCCAGGACCTGTGAGTATCTTCACTTTACAGACAAAAATAAGGAGTTCTGTCCGAGCGGCACGGCCCTACGTGAGATT TTCCTAATGACTTGCATCCAGTGCAGCTTCCAGCTGAACCTTGCTAATTCCTTCAGCTGTACGGTGATGACTCAAGCACAAAGGTTCCTCCTCCTGGGGACTGACTGGGCCCGGGCTGAGCTGGATCCACCCAGTACAGAACCCAGAATCCAGATG AACGATCGAAGGGTTTTTCTAGCGC ATGGGGTGCTGCAAGCGGTGGTTGGTAGGAAGAATAATGACCATCTCACCACGCTTGTCAAGTTCACGTAA
- the LOC128532263 gene encoding NADH-cytochrome b5 reductase 2, producing MEQTLMFPVLIGLVAVLAAVIYLFLNAGNSKRSKKASKGPKTLQDPNVKYSLPLIEKEDISHDTKRFRFRLPSSLHVLGLPVGQHVYLSAKVNGNLVIRAYTPVSSDEDQGHVDLVIKVYYKNTHPNYPDGGKMSQYLNDMKIGDTIDFRGPNGLLVYNGNGQFAIRPDKKSDAKLRKFKHVGMIAGGTGITPMLQLIRTITADPTDCTKCSLIFANQTEKDILLRKELEEVVKDHPDKLHLWYTLDRPPQGWKYSTGFLDASMMKAHLPPPAKDVLIVMCGPPLMIQNACLPNLTKLGYDPQNTFTY from the exons ATGGAGCAAACCCTG ATGTTTCCCGTGTTGATCGGACTCGTAGCAGTGTTGGCCGCAGTCATCTACCTCTTCCTGAACGCAGGGAACtctaaaagaagtaaaaaagcTAGCAAGGGACCCAAAACTCTGCAGGATCCCAATGTTAAATACTCTCTACCCCTCATAGAGAAGGAG GACATTTCACACGACACGAAGAGATTCCGCTTCAGGCTTCCCTCCTCCCTACACGTGCTCGGGCTCCCAGTCG GTCAGCATGTGTACCTGTCTGCTAAAGTCAACGGGAACCTGGTGATCCGAGCTTACACTCCTGTGTCCAGTGATGAGGACCAGGGACACGTCGATCTGGTCATAAAG gtATATTACAAAAACACTCACCCAAACTACCCTGATGGGGGCAAAATGTCTCAGTACCTGAACGATATGAAGATCGGTGACACCATCGACTTCCGAGGGCCAAACGGCCTCCTGGTGTACAACGGCAACG GTCAGTTTGCGATAAGGCCGGACAAAAAGTCTGATGCCAAGCTGCGGAAGTTTAAACATGTGGGCATGATCGCTGGTGGCACGG GCATCACCCCAATGCTGCAACTTATCCGGACGATCACAGCCGATCCTACAGATTGTACCAAGTGTTCCCTTATTTTTGCCAACCAG ACCGAGAAGGACATTTTGTTAAGAAAGGAACTGGAAGAGGTTGTGAAGGATCACCCTGATAAACTCCACTTATGGTACACACTGGACCGACCACCACAag GTTGGAAGTACAGCACAGGATTTCTGGACGCTTCAATGATGAAAGCACACCTTCCTCCTCCGGCGAAAGATGTGCTGATCGTGATGTGTGGCCCGCCCCTGATGATCCAGAACGCATGCTTGCCGAACCTCACCAAACTCGGCTACGACCCACAAAACACTTTCACGTACTAA